The Papaver somniferum cultivar HN1 chromosome 6, ASM357369v1, whole genome shotgun sequence genome segment CTTCTCGATCTCTATTTCAGATTCATACacaaaatcaagaaccctaatttgtCGACCTCAGGCACCACCATCTTAATGGTGCCCTTATCCTTAGAGTGTCTGTACTTATAATCTCTGCCACCAATCTCTGTTGTGACTACACGTGTATagtgtagatttttttttctttataaatgTAATGTCCAGACATCTCTTGAAAGAATAATTACTGATATTCATTAATAATGAAATATCATTTCCTTTCACTTGTCATTATGGTACCAAGAGCAGGTTAAGATCCTTCAATGgtgattttttttaacaaaactctgtGTTTTTTTTCTCTTGCAACAGTGATTCACAGATACTCTCTTGGGTGAAGATTATTTTTTCTCTGGTATTCTTTGTTTCTTCACTtcctgcaattttttttttcagatcTATTTTTTGATTCTCTTTCAAATTCGATCCTTCTATCAAGATTTCCTCGAATTCTTGATCTATTTTGTTCATCATACTAGCTTCTATCTTCATTCACTTTCGTTGTTTGTTCAAATCttgattttcatttttcaattttatctcaaatcttgatttctttcaatggatCAAAGACCCACTGTTCGAATTTCCACACTTCCGCTCAATACTATTGCTCATATTATTCCTCTGAAACTCAaggatgataatttcatcacctggAAAGCTTTAATGTTACCACTTTTCAAGAAATTCCAGGTTGAAAAGTTTATCGATGGTTCTTTTCCATGTCCTGATCAAGGAACCACAAGAGCTCAACTAGCTGAATATCAAGATTGGATTGCTGAAGATACAACTCTTCTTCTTTGGATCCAATCAACAATTTTTGATTCAATTATTGGTTATGTTGCTGGTGCTGCTACTTCTAGAGGATTGTGGCTTAGCATTCAAGAAATATTTGCTCATACTTCTGCAACTCATGTGATTCATATTCGTACCAAGCTTCAATCTCTCAAAATGAGTAGTTTTGTATCAAAATATCTAATGGAGATTAAAAGCCTTCAAGATCAACTTGCAGTTGCAGGATCTCAAATTTCAGACACTGAAATGGTGGTAACTATTCTATCTGGCTTGCCTCTAGAATATCATTCCTTTGCTACTTCCATTAGAATTCGTAATCCGCCAGTATCAAGCAAGGAACTGTTCAATCTGCTCATGAATGAACACTGAAATTGTTGTTCACTTGTCATTACATCTCTTCTACTCATTCACCAGATGATTTAATCGACTGATTTCTTCATCGTCTCACTGATTCTCTCAACTTCTCTCAGTTCTTCTGAGTTTCAGCATCACCTACTACTACTACTGCTTCACTCTCTCGGCTAAAATCACCAGCAGCCGCAGCTATCTTTCAGTCTGTCTTGATTTTGAGAAAGAATGATTGAGAAATGAAACTCAATTCTAGGGTCATGTAGGAAACAAAATTGCTATCGGCACCCAAGTTAATTGTTAAAGGCAAACTGGCTTGTCGGTTTCAGAAAACCGACAATTTATTTCCTTTCTCAACTCAACTGTCAGTTATGGAGGACTGACAATTCATTCTTTGCCTTCTTCACCGCATAACCTTAGCTAGCTCCAGCTATCCTCGCCTGTGAAATGATGATTCTGCCCTTTATGCTCTAAAAGAGTgatttcttccttcttttgctccaaaggactccattgcacctaataactcaaaagtaaacataagagatgcaattcacatggataatagcaaagaaatcataaataCTAAATATGAAAATAGGTGTTTTACAacgcctatcaaattcccccacacttagactttgctagtcctcgagcaaatgaaacaaaacttattctgaAATATACATACAACTCTCGTGAGGGtctactagagatatacccacaaaacctacttttccaacttactagttctccgtaatggtagtatccaacgcgctaagaagacatagagattctacacactagtcataagaagttagacacataaatgaacacagtctcatccttaaaagttgaaagagaaataaccatcccttatcgaaagaaattcgggttcggagtgatcgaaaatctcgactctgcctcacaagaaagggttttatgatattgctctcaataataaatagctttttatgggtcacacatgtgtcgaggtaggaatgaagagagaatcctgcgacacgttgaatggtaggaaggcaaaaacccttcgaattgttttgaaaacccacatcttttattcatttttgaaacccttttttctgacgatctctaagaaaggaaatcaaccacttaacgaaggtggaaaTATGCTTACtaacctcgttatccgttcgatgtgcagctagcaccactctcacagcatccatagaaacgtcctCGGTCTTCTatcggtgtcttcatcttcgtcttcggtcttcaactcttgatgacaactcttgaacttcgtagaatcttgacaatgatgattctttcctctaattccttgttgcttgaaacttcattacggatatttcttattccattggctttattgaataaatacaaaaccaaatacgaactaaacaaacaaaaatatgatgcaatgaattattttttttgataataataaaataaatacaaaatatgaaaactaatgatgaacctaataaaaaatttcttgtttttttttttggcaagggacctagcataataatgaccatgtcccaagttgtttttttttttaacaagagaaaatgatacaaatacaaaataaagataaaaataaaaacgcaattacaaaggccatggtgtaagtactttactgcTCGATTCTCCACAActcgtatgtctcgatatcataaacttcttgaattcccatcttgataatatttgttgttgtacaatagtcttcaactcgtaaaaattctgctccttgtcttgttgctatacttaaatatgaaatctgctcatttctgtattgttgcttgtaaaccttaaacgtcttcaactttccttagaatttgtgatgttcctcttgttgatgatgatagtgtttctatggacctgttggtgtagagagagataaagtggatggtgctaactgcgaacaagattacaaagtgatatgtaagttagcaattcgatgtcaccattcatgattgataaaataacactcaagagatcaaaatagtgcttctattggtgggaggttgggtagatcaccattctacccggagtttacgtacggtgacacacactctaaaagcacaaatttagacaggtacaaagaattgaaggtcggtgcaactcatgatgtaacatgggtagtctccactataagggatcacaaatctaataccgaattcagtctgcacctcatttgccactgggatggttaaatccaactttaattctcatacaagtaagaaacccgatcatgttctctgtcatctctaagttcagtaactcttatgagaatctcgatgtaatcttagcgacatgtatactatgtgactctaaactaaccacaagttggaaaTACTAGATATGAAAATAGGTGTTATACAACGCTTAtcaataggcgagatatactcggctcgaaatatcaaatgtgtatgatccagtctatatagcatacgacttttgtctcataagaagtaggagatagaagagatagacttttgagtgatatataagttcaagtctccacatatctttttgtttatgaagttacacggttccttgagtagatcttcatcgttgtatgatgaatcaccatgaagtccttgagctcaactacacttttctatcctagtccgagacttatctatgtagactagaaatcaagactcatagttttgatcactaacattgacaaacatgcttgatatagcaacgcatgcgaggtcgaccgagatatgctctaacaaaaggtgtttttggcttaatcttaaacaattaccttagggtgattgaacataagatagatctaaacccgacgaaggagttcatgttgagataaacggaagagcctttgtccgactcatattacttggtctcaactatacgaagttaggtgtaattttgtgtagcggcttaatcctttgagtattcaattatggactaggtcccggggtttttatgcatttgcggtttcctcgttaacaaaatcttgccgtgtcatttacttttatttttcgcattataattgttttattataattaaagtaaacatacttcgttggttaagtccgaacctttgtatcaagtaaacatacttcgttgttgtattgtctcgatctcgtatccatagacgatcatacgaagtgtgaaccgattagttgtattgtctcgactcagtccatagacaatcactttcggagaaaggacttatatgtaggaaaagttttagcttgaggtatatttgggtaccctctccttttcaattggtatcagagcaggcaaacacgaaaagatctaacaatctatgtttggtgcgatccaaactataagaatgaatccaaaggatgattcagttaacgtgtcACAAGGTTTGAAGAAAACTCTCCATGGATTTAACTTCCAAAAATGCTTGGAAGGGATGTATTCTATAAGCTCCTCGTGCTCTTTTGAAAACATGTTTGTATGCTCTCAAGAAGAGGTTAAGTTAAGTCATGTACTCACACTTGATGAGTCTGATTCGGAATCACTAGATGATGGAGAATATGTTGATTATGTGAACATAAAAACATCTCAGCTTGATGAACTAAAGAAATAATTTGTTTCTTGTGCAACTGAGCTCACTCTTGCACTTAAGAGAGAAGGAAAACTTCTTAAAGACTTAGGTCATATTAAAGCTGAAAATGATCATCTCAAACGTGATTTGTCATCATGTAAAAATGATTTAGAATCCTGCAAGGTCAGTTGTTTCTCAAAGATCAATCTATTGGAAACTAAGTTGAAGAAAAGTATTGATCAAGAAAATAAAACTGAGGTTTTAAGAAAAACAGCAATAAATGAATACAATGTCTTAAAAGTCTCTTATGACATTGAGATAAAGACTGTGACCGAACATGTCAACAGACTTAAGAATGATATGTGTTCATTAATGTCTGAAAATCAGTTGAATACTTAATTAATGTCAAAAACACTGGATTGTACAATCCTCCAAGAGGAAAGAAGAATACCAATCGTATGGGTGTTCAAAAGAAAGGTCTTGTCTGTAGAAAGGAAATGGCATCCTCAGAAACTAAAAAGATGAACTACTCTCATTTGAGTTCTTCACATCATTCTACTGATAAAagatgtttttattgtggaaacaaaggtcatgtaATTAAGGATTGTCGACGTCTTTCATGATCGAAACTCAGCTCAACGCTTGATACGAGAACTCTATCTAGTATAACTACACATAAACATGATCATCCCAGATCAAAGAATTCTCTAGCAGTTCATCACAAAAAGAAAGGAGGATCAGAAAACTACAAACTCcaggaagtggataccaaagaaggtCATGAATCTGGTAAAGAAATAAGTTGATCAAGTCTCCGGATCAAAGGTAACTcctaaatatcttgatgatagtaaTTTCTATGATAAATTTGGTTTATCGTCAAAAAGGATCAGGGTTCTTAACAAACCTGGTAAGAAGCATTTTTCTGATAATCATGAAAAACCTTATTTGTCTCGTTCAGATACTTAGTATCTGGAAGAAACACACTGACTCATAGAGTGCTCAAACTAAGTTTGATGAGTTCAGTATATTTTTAGAATAGTTCAAAGACTTGGGAGATTATGAAAATATTCACAGGATCGCACTTTCTTAAAAGTCCTTAATATTAAAATTTTCGATTTTTTTATTAAGGGAGAATATTTGTTTCCAGAATCAatgaacaagtttttagtaactaTTGTTTTATATAAGGTTCGGTCTTATATGTGATTCGGTCTTGTGACTGAAACCTGGGATCATGGAAAAATCCGAATTGCATgcaaagctttcttcaaaagtGTCAGAAAGATTTGCTGAAAAGTTGGCTAGTGACTCTTTCGGCCATCTTAATTTCACTGGAAACGGATCTGCTTCCTATATGAATGTGAATTTTTCATCCTGTACGATCGATTATGAAAAAGAACTCCACAAGTTGGCTCGAACTTGTGCCGAAACTAAGTTGGAAGTTCTGATGTTAAAACGTAGTCTTGAAAATTCTTTAGTAGTTCAAGCTCAAACGCTCAAGCAACTGGATTTACTCACCAAAAGAGTAAACGAGGAAGAATCCAACTCTCACACGGTTGAGGAattagtcttcaatcaaggatcgCTTCAGGGGATCAGGAGAATCATTCCCATCAAGCGCAAGAGATCTCAAGATTTTTGAAGGATCCTAAAATCCTAGAaaaatatacatcaatttttgattttttcattgattgtattggtataTCACGAATAAAACTAttctgaataaaattatttgattagtaatttttcttgtgatagttttcggtttacatagcctatgcttaattgcttttaccttattgctatgtatgtttatgggatatttgatttcggtttcattaccttaatattcaatctcatatattgtgaaccctcatggtttgggtgactttttgatttagcgggattaatttctatccctagtaggtaggatttatcaaaggattatgagggtttctaatagaaacaatatgtaaaaaaGTCGCAATATGTAGAATCAgtattggtttagcataaaagcatatgtgtttcgacggttttgaacttttgcttgcaattgttaaaaccggttttcaacatttctttggtaaaggttgaggtatgttgttattcttttgttcacgcataaggatgacaacgtgtgatatttcgatatcaattctccctggacgaacatgcaatcatattggagaattggatgcgaaatttgaggtaacaatcttgttagttaattgttttcctatttaagaaaagcctgagtttatattatatattttgttgcttttgcttaacgaaatttaggttcagttgatatttattccatgatgtgtgtgtggatgtgtgtttcaattggttcaagttaagaaaaactattgttatcttgctttattgtgtgatatcaatcgtttaggcttacaaaatttcggtacaattgatatgtgtgtgattcaattggttccggttaagaaaaactattgttatcttgcttttgtatggtatcaatcgtttaggcttacaaaattacaatgcaattgcggtgcttgtaatgtctattattgtttcaattgcttccggttgaggtgaataattacgcaagttggtttattttggtttgtatgaattatttatggattaaccaaataatatgtgtacgggatgagttatttagtccaattcgattccggataagaaactaagttaattttgatcttagtttgtcttatcaaagtgaggtttcggttattcaagtctaacgaatgcctaaacaaagaaatactagttaactaacctagtatttggtttgtttaaaattgaaaggtctaagtttatggataattagaacctgatgagaaaaatggagtttattctttatttttgtcttatcgaattaagcagttgtttttgaacaatcggtgtagcgtttgctaaactaaatgggaaaaattgttttgggcaattttttccttggtaaca includes the following:
- the LOC113291784 gene encoding uncharacterized protein LOC113291784; its protein translation is MDQRPTVRISTLPLNTIAHIIPLKLKDDNFITWKALMLPLFKKFQVEKFIDGSFPCPDQGTTRAQLAEYQDWIAEDTTLLLWIQSTIFDSIIGYVAGAATSRGLWLSIQEIFAHTSATHVIHIRTKLQSLKMSSFVSKYLMEIKSLQDQLAVAGSQISDTEMVVTILSGLPLEYHSFATSIRIRNPPVSSKELFNLLMNEH